Proteins from one Triticum aestivum cultivar Chinese Spring chromosome 7A, IWGSC CS RefSeq v2.1, whole genome shotgun sequence genomic window:
- the LOC123150405 gene encoding serine carboxypeptidase-like 7 has translation MHAQQIERKKMMSLKHLRAPTAGQRRPSPLLRLVPGLLLLLLISRPAQASASTVVTRLPGFDGPLPFHLETGYVGVEEETGTELFYYLVESERSPGADPVLLWLTGGPRCSGFSAFAFEVGPVKFVLATYDGDLPQLVYNPLSWTKMASIIFLDSPVSSGFSYARDPKGRDDVGDYSSSLQVQRFLNKWFIDHPQYLSNPFYIGGDSYAGKVVPLIAQYVSEGIEKRQQPHINLKGYLVGNPMTDPKFDRNFQVQAAHGFGIISDQIYEATMRNCKGDYVNHVNQMCAEVLQTVKSLISEILDAHILYKKCVFSAPKPTNDATARKYLLEESIELNEAPGRPATDCLTYGYYLSYFWMNNNMTRDALGVKQGTVDEWVRCKRELPYKFDMPSSIPYHLNLTMRGYHALVYSGDHDLQVPQLSTQAWIRSLNFPIVSDWRAWHLDGQAAGFTMGYANNLTFATVKGGGHIAPEYRPEECFVMAERWLANEPL, from the exons ATGCACGCACAGCAgatcgagaggaagaagatgatgtccTTGAAGCATCTCCGGGCGCCTACCGCCGGGcagcgccgcccctcgccgctgcTGCGTCTCGTCCCCGGGCTCCTGCTTCTGCTGCTCATCTCGCGGCCGGCGCAGGCGTCGGCGTCGACGGTGGTCACCCGCCTGCCGGGATTCGATGGGCCGCTCCCCTTCCACCTCGAGACCGG GTACGTGGGCGTGGAGGAGGAGACCGGGACGGAGCTCTTCTACTACTTGGTGGAGTCGGAGCGGAGCCCCGGCGCGGACCCCGTGCTCCTCTGGCTCACCGGCGGGCCTCGCTGCTCCGGCTTCAGCGCCTTCGCCTTCGAAGTCG GTCCTGTAAAGTTCGTGTTGGCAACGTACGACGGCGATCTGCCGCAGCTGGTATACAACCCCTTGTCATGGACCAAG ATGGCAAGCATCATCTTCTTGGACTCGCCCGTCAGCTCCGGTTTCTCATACGCGCGCGACCCCAAGGGCCGCGACGACGTCGGAGACTACTCGTCCTCCCTGCAAGTCCAAAGATTTCTCAATAAG TGGTTCATCGATCACCCGCAGTATCTTTCAAACCCTTTCTACATTGGAGGAGATTCGTATGCCGGAAAGGTTGTTCCACTCATTGCGCAATACGTTTCAGAAG GAATTGAAAAAAGGCAGCAGCCTCACATTAATCTCAAG GGCTATCTGGTCGGCAACCCTATGACAGACCCAAAGTTCGATCGCAATTTCCAGGTTCAAGCTGCTCATGGCTTCGGGATAATATCTGATCAAATATACGAG GCTACCATGAGGAACTGCAAAGGAGATTATGTAAACCACGTGAATCAAATGTGTGCTGAGGTGCTACAAACCGTAAAGAGT CTCATTTCTGAAATCCTAGATGCACACATCTTGTACAAAAAATGTGTCTTCTCCGCACCAAAGCCCACAAATGATGCGACGGCAAGAAAATATCTGTTAGAAGAATCTATCGAGCTAAATGAGGCGCCTGGTCGACCTGCCACCGATTGTCTT ACATACGGTTACTACCTGTCATACTTTTGGATGAACAACAATATGACTAGAGATGCTCTCGGGGTCAAGCAG GGGACGGTCGATGAGTGGGTAAGATGCAAAAGAGAACTCCCCTACAAATTTGACATGCCAAGCAGCATACCATACCATCTCAACCTCACCATGAGAGGTTACCATGCACTCGTTTACAG TGGAGACCATGATCTCCAGGTGCCTCAGCTCAGCACGCAAGCGTGGATAAGATCTTTGAACTTCCCAATAGTCAGTGACTGGAGGGCATGGCATCTCGACGGCCAAGCCGCAGG ATTTACCATGGGATACGCAAACAATTTGACATTTGCAACAGTAAAG GGTGGTGGCCATATTGCTCCGGAGTACAGGCCTGAAGAATGCTTTGTGATGGCCGAGCGCTGGCTGGCCAATGAGCCTCTTTGA
- the LOC123150407 gene encoding sulfite exporter TauE/SafE family protein 3 produces MGMKWHVVAVLGVACTVAAAVAADRGLLFAGAVAPPEEASYDLRKLASSLWQSDGTAYHHVWPPMKLGWKIVLGSFIGFFGAAFGSIGGVGGGGIFVPMLTLIIGFDPKSSAAMSKCMIMGAAVSTVYCNLKLKHPTLDMPVIDYDLALLIQPMLMLGVSIGVICNVIFPDWLVTVLLIILFIVTSTKAFLKAVETWKKETIIITETAKQSEQTSEQQEYMPLSEGLDAASQSEILSDHDQNETPSDEAVSIWKNVYWKEVGLLAFVWVAFLALQVTKNYMATCSIWYWVLNLLQIPVSVGVAMYEAVGLVQGRRVISSKRNEQNSLRAHQLLVYCFLGVTAGVVAGLLGVGGGSIMGPLFLELGVPPQVASATATFAMMFSSSMSVMEYYLLNRFPVPYAVYLTILAFFAAIVGQRVVRKLIDLLGRASIIVFILSFMIFISALSLGGVGISNTIHKIARHEYMGFENICKYEA; encoded by the exons ATGGGGATGAAATGGCACGTCGTCGCGGTGCTAGGCGTGGCCTGCACtgtagccgccgccgtcgccgccgacaggGGGCTCTTGTTCGCCGGCGCCGTGGCGCCGCCGGAGGAAGCGAGCTACGACCTGCGCAAGCTGGCCAGCTCCCTGTGGCAGAGTGACGGAACCGCCTACCACCACGTGTGGCCG CCCATGAAACTGGGATGGAAAATTGTGTTGGGGTCGTTCATTGGATTCTTCGGAGCAGCGTTCGGCAGCATCGGCGGTGTAGGTGGCGGCGGGATCTTCGTGCCGATGCTGACCCTGATCATTGGCTTTGATCCCAAGTCGTCTGCGGCGATGTCAAAAT GTATGATCATGGGGGCTGCTGTGTCAACCGTGTACTGTAACCTCAAGCTGAAGCACCCAACTTTGGACATGCCAGTGATAGACTATGATCTAGCCCTGCTCATACAGCCCATGCTGATGCTAGGGGTCAGCATTGGGGTTATCTGCAATGTGATATTCCCTGACTGGCTTGTCACAGTCCTCTTAATCATTCTCTTCATAG TTACTTCAACTAAAGCTTTTCTGAAGGCTGTCGAAACATGGAAGAAAGAGACGATAATCATAACG GAGACCGCAAAACAATCAGAGCAAACAA GTGAACAACAGGAGTACATGCCGCTGTCTGAAGGACTTGACGCCGCATCTCAGTCTGAAATTTTGTCAGATCATGATCAAAATGAAACCCCATCAGACGAAGCG GTATCCATTTGGAAGAATGTTTACTGGAAGGAGGTTGGCCTTCTTGCCTTCGTTTGGGTAGCATTCCTTGCGCTTCAGGTCACTAAG AACTACATGGCAACTTGCTCCATCTGGTACTGGGTTCTGAACTTACTCCAG ATCCCAGTGTCTGTTGGGGTGGCCATGTACGAGGCAGTAGGTTTGGTGCAGGGGAGGAGGGTGATATCATCAAAGAGGAATGAGCAGAACAGCCTGAGAGCTCACCAGCTATTGGTATACTGCTTCTTGGGCGTCACCGCTGGTGTCGTCGCCGGTCTGCTTGGCGTCGGTGGGGGCTCCATCATGGGGCCTCTCTTCCTGGAGCTCGGCGTCCCTCCGCAA GTCGCAAGTGCCACCGCCACCTTCGCGATGATGTTCTCATCTTCCATGTCCGTCATGGAGTACTACCTCCTGAACCGGTTCCCCGTGCCATATG CTGTCTACTTGACCATCCTGGCATTTTTCGCTGCAATCGTCGGCCAGAGGGTTGTGAGGAAGCTAATTGATCTGCTAGGACGGGCGTCGATCATCGTCTTCATATTGTCCTTCATGATCTTCATCAGCGCGCTCTCTCTAG GCGGAGTCGGCATCTCCAACACGATCCACAAGATCGCGCGGCATGAGTACATGGGATTCGAGAACATCTGCAAATACGAGGCGTAG